The proteins below come from a single Benincasa hispida cultivar B227 chromosome 4, ASM972705v1, whole genome shotgun sequence genomic window:
- the LOC120076228 gene encoding uncharacterized protein LOC120076228: MRQLDGVAPSIRIELEDVGKSKWARAFCRRKRYSLMTTNIFECMNSALKEARELPVIGLLESIRSLVQKWFYKRRSHWSFQYSELSLHAENIIRSALRDSRSIDLYPINQYEFEVHDRSNQFVVNILNRTYSCRWWDLDMIPCSHACIALSRKNLQLQSYVHDFYRVSNLRLLYRKKTRLIGNIQQFTTSHVVGNDPVLPPNVKRPAGRPKKKESHLV, from the exons ATGAGGCAATTGGATGGGGTTGCTCCGTCCATTAGGATTGAATTAGAAGATGTTGGCAAATCCAAATGGGCTAGGGCATTTTGCCGGAGGAAAAGATATTCCTTAATGACAACCAACATATTTGAATGCATGAATTCAGCTTTAAAGGAAGCACGCGAATTACCTGTTATTGGTCTCCTTGAATCTATCCGTAGTTTGGTTCAAAAATGGTTTTACAAACGTCGTAGTCATTGGAGTTTCCAGTATTCTGAATTGTCATTGCATGCAGAGAACATTATTCGATCAGCCTTAAGGGACAGTAGGTCAATAGAT tTGTACCCCATTAACCAGTATGAATTTGAAGTGCATGATCGCTCTAACCAATTTGTTGTTAACATTCTGAATCGTACTTACTCATGTCGGTGGTGGGACCTAGACATGATTCCGTGCTCTCATGCATGCATTGCATTGTCTCGTAAGAACCTTCAACTACAGTCATATGTACATGATTTCTATCGTGTTTCCAATCTACGTTTGTTATACAGAAAGAAAACCCGACTTATTGGCAATATTCAACAATTCACTACAAGTCATGTAGTTGGTAATGATCCAGTTCTTCCTCCTAATGTCAAACGTCCAGCTGGGAGGCCTAAGAAAAAAGAATCACATCTTGTTTAG